The Sulfurimonas hydrogeniphila genome includes a window with the following:
- the gatC gene encoding Asp-tRNA(Asn)/Glu-tRNA(Gln) amidotransferase subunit GatC has protein sequence MQVDDTLLTRLEKLSYLHVSDDKREEIISQLSEIVSFVDNLSELDTSEVDSTFAMDDRATPLREDIPKCDSTISQEILKHAPKSADDFFIVPKIIE, from the coding sequence ATGCAAGTAGATGACACACTATTAACACGACTGGAAAAACTTTCCTATTTACATGTAAGCGATGATAAACGTGAAGAAATTATATCGCAGCTCTCAGAAATAGTAAGTTTTGTAGATAATTTAAGTGAGTTGGATACAAGTGAAGTGGATAGTACTTTTGCTATGGATGACCGAGCAACACCTTTACGCGAAGATATTCCCAAATGTGACAGTACCATCAGCCAGGAAATTTTAAAACACGCTCCAAAAAGTGCAGATGATTTTTTCATCGTTCCTAAAATCATTGAGTAG
- a CDS encoding arsenate reductase family protein, with product MIKVYGIKNCDSVKKALSFFKKHNLAYELFDFKTQQLPSEKVDYWVSKVGIKPLFNTRSTTYRNLKLKELNLDEQQQQEWLCKENLLIKRPVVEYNDDVLVGFNEEQYQRSFL from the coding sequence ATGATAAAAGTTTATGGCATTAAAAACTGTGACAGCGTCAAAAAAGCACTCTCTTTTTTTAAAAAACACAATCTGGCGTATGAACTTTTTGATTTTAAAACACAGCAGCTTCCATCTGAAAAAGTAGACTACTGGGTGTCAAAAGTCGGCATCAAACCCCTCTTCAATACCAGAAGCACCACCTACAGAAATCTCAAACTCAAAGAACTGAACCTGGACGAGCAGCAACAACAGGAGTGGCTCTGCAAAGAAAACCTGCTGATTAAGCGTCCTGTCGTAGAGTATAACGATGATGTTCTTGTCGGTTTCAATGAAGAACAATACCAAAGGAGTTTTTTATGA
- a CDS encoding type IV pilus twitching motility protein PilT gives MNEEVKTESSTQRLDIKKLLKSVLAFKSSDLHLVVGSEPQIRIDKELRALNLPVLTANDIEEMAYSLIEDKQKKVFEERNELDFSFELKDVGRFRANFYRTIHGIACAFRMIPIEIPTLDEYGNPPIFKELVKKEKGLILVTGPTGSGKSTTLASMLHEINMTERRHIITIEDPVEFVHKNIKSLFSQRDVGNSTESFATALKYSLRQDPDIILIGEMRDAETIGAALTAAETGHLVFGTLHTNSAPGTINRIIDVFDGEEQAQIRAQLSSSLVAVIAQTLIPRIGGGKVATQEILITNPAIQNQIREDKVHQIYSQMQLNQQETHMTTQTQQLIELLQKNIISKENAIKNSNRPEELMKMIGSL, from the coding sequence ATGAATGAAGAAGTAAAAACAGAGAGTTCCACGCAACGCTTAGATATCAAAAAGCTGTTAAAAAGTGTCTTGGCATTTAAATCTTCGGATTTACACCTTGTTGTAGGCAGTGAACCGCAAATCAGAATAGACAAAGAGTTGCGTGCTTTGAATCTTCCTGTCCTTACCGCCAATGATATTGAAGAGATGGCCTATTCTCTCATTGAAGACAAACAAAAGAAAGTTTTTGAAGAGCGCAATGAACTGGACTTCTCATTTGAACTCAAAGATGTTGGTCGTTTTCGTGCAAACTTTTACAGAACCATTCACGGAATTGCCTGTGCTTTTCGTATGATTCCTATAGAAATTCCGACACTGGACGAATATGGAAATCCGCCTATTTTCAAAGAACTGGTAAAAAAAGAAAAAGGACTTATTTTGGTCACCGGTCCTACGGGTTCTGGTAAATCAACAACACTCGCTTCCATGCTGCATGAGATAAATATGACAGAACGTCGTCATATTATCACCATTGAGGATCCTGTGGAGTTTGTTCATAAAAACATCAAATCTCTTTTTTCTCAGCGTGATGTGGGAAACAGTACAGAATCTTTTGCCACAGCACTCAAATACTCACTGCGTCAAGATCCGGACATCATTCTCATCGGGGAAATGCGGGATGCCGAAACCATCGGTGCCGCACTTACAGCAGCCGAAACAGGGCACCTGGTATTTGGAACCCTGCATACAAACTCTGCACCGGGAACAATCAACCGTATTATTGATGTATTTGACGGAGAAGAACAGGCCCAAATTCGGGCACAACTCTCCTCTTCTTTGGTAGCGGTTATTGCACAGACACTTATTCCAAGAATAGGCGGCGGTAAAGTAGCCACACAAGAGATACTTATTACAAATCCGGCAATCCAAAATCAGATTCGAGAAGACAAAGTGCACCAGATTTATTCTCAAATGCAGTTAAACCAGCAAGAGACACATATGACAACACAGACACAACAACTCATAGAACTGCTTCAGAAAAATATTATCTCAAAAGAAAATGCCATTAAAAACTCCAACAGACCCGAAGAGTTAATGAAAATGATAGGTTCCCTTTAG
- a CDS encoding SAM-dependent methyltransferase produces the protein MSQKFSEYMAEWLYGENGYYATYKNIGKEGDFYTAVSTSKFFGGTIARHIISLVDEGFLQKDAVICEIGAHHGYFLADVCEFLYTLRPELLSSFEFVIIERFDDLQKHQREYFSESFGDAVSLKHYKSLSDLTCNNAFFIANEIFDAFPCELYFKGKSARVQNHKVIFDEQDDWVEQKAKKYHKDRGEIARGYEAFAKEMANAAKKFEFISFDYGEMQARPDFSLRIYTKHEVHPFFEEGLNTEELFAKSDITYDVTFLHVKDAYEEAGVKFVEFKAQMVALVDMGILELLEMLREHADEKIYKQELEKVKMLIMPNFLGERFKMIRFRKGS, from the coding sequence ATGAGTCAAAAATTTAGTGAATATATGGCAGAGTGGCTGTATGGTGAAAACGGCTATTATGCAACATACAAAAATATAGGCAAAGAGGGTGATTTTTATACGGCAGTCAGTACAAGCAAATTTTTTGGCGGTACCATTGCCAGGCATATTATTTCACTTGTTGATGAAGGTTTTTTACAAAAAGATGCGGTTATTTGTGAAATAGGGGCACATCATGGGTACTTTTTGGCGGATGTGTGTGAGTTTCTTTATACTCTGCGACCGGAGCTGTTGTCAAGTTTTGAGTTTGTCATTATAGAACGTTTTGATGATTTGCAGAAACATCAAAGAGAATATTTTTCAGAAAGTTTTGGTGATGCTGTATCTTTGAAACATTACAAATCTCTCTCTGACCTTACATGTAACAATGCCTTTTTTATAGCCAATGAAATATTTGATGCATTTCCCTGTGAACTGTATTTTAAAGGCAAAAGTGCACGGGTACAAAACCATAAAGTGATTTTTGATGAGCAAGATGACTGGGTGGAGCAAAAGGCAAAAAAATACCACAAAGACAGAGGGGAAATTGCACGAGGATATGAAGCATTTGCAAAAGAGATGGCAAATGCTGCGAAGAAGTTTGAATTTATAAGCTTTGATTACGGTGAGATGCAGGCCCGTCCCGATTTTTCACTCAGAATTTATACAAAGCATGAAGTGCATCCGTTCTTTGAAGAGGGTTTAAACACAGAAGAACTCTTTGCAAAAAGCGATATCACCTATGATGTCACCTTCTTACATGTAAAGGATGCCTATGAAGAGGCAGGGGTGAAGTTTGTAGAATTCAAAGCGCAGATGGTCGCACTCGTTGATATGGGTATTTTAGAACTTTTGGAGATGCTTAGAGAGCATGCTGATGAAAAAATATACAAACAGGAACTTGAAAAAGTAAAGATGCTCATCATGCCAAACTTTTTGGGGGAAAGATTTAAAATGATTCGTTTTCGAAAAGGTTCCTAA
- a CDS encoding TolC family protein, which yields MKASVLLTLLCLSCSFPLFGADDNAGLEQFISSYKQLQFQYDYEKNEAESSKLRDSWIVPVQINYSYSKNNAFGVGQSNQNAAIRINQPIFQSGGIYYGIKFANASKYYTKYSIDVAKRKMIKDTIAVLMQIKQTEFKEQKQKLQIKNSEINLQQKKEEYFSGQLDSGFLDDAVIQKNTALSVLYDIQAAKEKLVSSFHALSDLDYTKVAIPKLKLLEHDEFLQHNIVLQMDRAQTEKNRYNKNVTLAKYLPKVNLTAGYNWKLTTNQAFQVGPTIVSNSNELNYYDYGIALSIPLDINTFRDIESAKVDYLKAKIVLKDKQRELNSLYEQVMHNIENYNKKIALSNENIVLYTKLLEDTKKLFKAGYKTEYDVQRLANSLRIQNIDTKIYELDKQLELLNLYEMYISNEK from the coding sequence ATGAAGGCTTCAGTGCTCTTAACTCTGCTATGTCTCAGCTGTAGTTTCCCTCTTTTTGGAGCTGATGACAATGCTGGTCTGGAGCAATTCATATCTTCTTACAAGCAGTTGCAGTTTCAGTATGATTATGAAAAAAATGAAGCGGAGAGTTCCAAACTGCGTGACTCATGGATAGTTCCTGTTCAGATCAATTACAGTTACTCCAAAAACAATGCTTTTGGTGTTGGACAGTCAAACCAAAATGCGGCTATTCGCATAAATCAGCCAATTTTTCAAAGCGGAGGGATCTATTACGGCATAAAATTTGCCAATGCGAGTAAATATTATACGAAATACTCTATTGATGTGGCAAAGCGAAAAATGATTAAAGATACTATTGCTGTTTTGATGCAGATAAAACAAACAGAGTTCAAAGAGCAAAAGCAAAAACTGCAAATTAAAAACAGTGAAATAAATCTGCAACAGAAAAAAGAGGAGTATTTCAGCGGACAGCTTGATTCAGGGTTTTTAGATGATGCTGTGATTCAAAAAAATACAGCCTTGTCTGTTTTGTACGATATTCAGGCTGCGAAGGAAAAACTTGTAAGCTCCTTTCATGCTTTGAGTGATTTGGATTATACAAAAGTCGCTATTCCGAAATTAAAACTTTTAGAACATGACGAGTTTTTACAACATAATATAGTGCTGCAAATGGATAGAGCCCAGACAGAGAAAAACAGATACAATAAAAATGTTACTCTTGCAAAATATCTTCCAAAAGTAAATCTTACAGCAGGATATAACTGGAAGCTTACGACAAATCAGGCTTTTCAGGTAGGTCCGACAATAGTCAGCAATTCAAATGAGTTAAACTACTATGATTATGGTATTGCCCTTTCAATTCCACTCGATATTAATACATTCAGAGATATAGAATCTGCAAAAGTAGACTACTTAAAGGCAAAAATTGTGTTAAAAGACAAACAAAGAGAATTGAACTCTTTGTATGAACAGGTCATGCACAATATAGAAAATTATAATAAAAAGATAGCGTTGAGTAATGAAAATATCGTATTATATACGAAGCTTTTGGAAGATACAAAAAAACTTTTTAAGGCTGGGTACAAGACAGAATATGATGTGCAAAGACTTGCAAATTCTTTGCGGATACAAAATATAGATACAAAAATATATGAGCTGGACAAGCAGTTGGAACTCTTGAATCTGTATGAAATGTATATCAGCAATGAAAAATAA
- a CDS encoding acetylornithine transaminase: MNIKEMDNKYVLPTYARADIEFVRGKNATLFDSEGKKYIDFTSGIGVVSVGHANERVSRALCEQLASVTHTSNLYYIAPQALAAQKVVETSGYDMQCFFANSGAEANEGAIKIARKHGERDGEIKRYKIITLNHSFHGRTITTVKATGQEAMHNYFGPFPDGFVYADGIDEIEALLDDHTAGVMIELIQGEGGVEPQDKEKVQALAKLLKEREIPLIVDEVQTGAYRIGEFTASQAYGISPEIITLAKGIGGGVPVGIVMTTLKHVLSAGDHGSTFGGNYLSSRAVCEVVDILNEKKQSGDLEITSLMFNQSLEKFYNANREIFTQKVGIGMMCGLRVKDADTLTNIINLAKENGVIMLKAGRNTLRFLPPLTITKEEIDEGFSALNSAMSQL, encoded by the coding sequence ATGAACATTAAAGAAATGGATAATAAATATGTTTTACCGACATATGCACGGGCAGATATAGAGTTTGTAAGAGGAAAAAACGCTACTCTCTTTGACAGTGAGGGGAAAAAGTATATAGATTTTACTTCCGGTATCGGTGTTGTTTCAGTCGGTCATGCAAATGAAAGAGTGAGCAGGGCTTTGTGCGAACAGCTGGCAAGTGTGACACATACATCGAATCTTTACTATATAGCACCCCAGGCACTGGCTGCTCAAAAAGTTGTCGAGACAAGCGGGTATGATATGCAGTGCTTTTTTGCAAACAGTGGTGCAGAAGCAAATGAAGGAGCTATAAAAATTGCCAGAAAACACGGGGAGCGTGACGGAGAGATAAAAAGATACAAAATAATTACACTCAACCACTCTTTTCACGGACGAACCATTACAACAGTCAAGGCAACAGGGCAGGAGGCGATGCATAACTATTTCGGACCTTTTCCTGACGGCTTTGTATATGCAGACGGTATAGACGAAATCGAAGCACTGCTGGACGACCATACAGCGGGTGTAATGATCGAACTGATTCAGGGCGAGGGCGGAGTAGAGCCGCAGGACAAAGAAAAAGTACAGGCACTGGCAAAGCTTTTAAAAGAGCGTGAAATTCCTTTGATTGTCGATGAAGTACAAACCGGTGCCTATAGAATCGGTGAATTTACGGCATCGCAGGCTTATGGAATCTCCCCTGAGATTATCACACTGGCAAAAGGCATCGGAGGAGGTGTTCCTGTAGGAATAGTCATGACAACACTCAAGCATGTTCTCAGCGCAGGAGATCATGGATCGACATTTGGCGGAAACTATCTGAGCAGCCGTGCTGTATGTGAAGTGGTAGATATACTCAATGAAAAAAAACAAAGCGGTGATTTGGAAATAACCTCTTTGATGTTCAATCAGTCTTTGGAAAAATTTTATAATGCCAACAGGGAAATATTTACACAAAAAGTCGGGATTGGTATGATGTGTGGTCTGCGTGTCAAAGATGCAGATACACTGACAAATATTATAAACCTGGCAAAGGAAAATGGTGTCATTATGCTTAAAGCAGGAAGAAACACATTAAGATTTTTACCACCGCTGACAATTACAAAAGAGGAAATTGATGAAGGCTTCAGTGCTCTTAACTCTGCTATGTCTCAGCTGTAG
- a CDS encoding molybdopterin-containing oxidoreductase family protein, producing the protein MKSSLTACPLDCYDACGLVYDEKKLKPLKIGHTKGFLCPHLNHYDKFERIEKARFQGKEITMEEALLKLKELLAVEFKSDVLHYRGSGNFALMQEVTDHFFANFGATLTDGSLCDGAGEAGIIEGRGSNKNMPLSEIEKSDVIIFWGRNPHTTSSHILPLIKDKTIIVIDPVKTKIAQMADLHVQIKPHTDIYLALLLARFVYINDSLNEAFIQQYASEFEEYYELTQGVRIKATLEDIGVTLGDIGDILHMTIDKKVAIVCGVGIQKYRDGADVMRSIDAFAVSLGFFGKEGCGVAYLGNSKEGISSPFETKAKRVSKVNTDFDAFETVFIQGANPLAQMPDSLRVKNALQKTQNVVYFGLYENETSAMADLVIPAKTFLEKDDIRTSYAHNGLMVMHKQIESDIGISEYDLAAYLCQAFDIEIKAEEEYLQYFKNFGVKKINGCFEVENREAVPYQNGFDTNDGEFVFLEEFETQQSEAEDEFNLITPKSPRSLNSQFYREKHLYIHPFHGYKDGEEIEISSQNGSVVLRVKNDSRLRTDTVLIYSGTPGVNNLTSSKHSYEGKCAVFQENKVKIAKK; encoded by the coding sequence ATGAAAAGTAGTCTTACGGCCTGTCCTCTTGACTGTTATGACGCCTGCGGGTTAGTGTATGATGAAAAAAAACTCAAACCTCTTAAAATTGGACATACAAAGGGATTTTTATGCCCCCATCTCAACCATTATGACAAATTTGAAAGGATAGAAAAAGCACGATTTCAGGGAAAAGAAATTACGATGGAAGAAGCACTGTTAAAACTAAAAGAGTTGCTTGCAGTAGAGTTTAAAAGTGATGTTTTACATTACAGAGGCAGCGGAAATTTTGCTTTGATGCAGGAAGTGACAGACCACTTTTTTGCGAATTTTGGGGCAACGCTTACGGATGGAAGCTTGTGTGACGGAGCAGGAGAAGCCGGAATAATAGAAGGCAGAGGCAGCAACAAAAATATGCCTTTGAGTGAAATTGAAAAATCAGATGTGATTATATTCTGGGGAAGAAATCCGCATACGACTTCTTCTCACATACTACCGCTTATAAAAGACAAAACCATTATAGTGATAGACCCGGTTAAAACCAAAATTGCCCAGATGGCTGATTTACATGTACAGATAAAACCGCATACAGATATATACCTTGCATTACTTTTAGCACGATTTGTATACATTAATGACAGTTTGAATGAAGCGTTTATACAACAGTATGCAAGTGAATTTGAGGAGTATTACGAATTGACCCAGGGTGTGCGCATTAAAGCAACACTTGAAGATATCGGTGTGACTTTGGGCGATATTGGCGATATTTTACATATGACTATAGATAAAAAGGTTGCTATTGTCTGTGGTGTAGGTATTCAAAAATACAGAGACGGGGCGGATGTGATGCGCAGTATTGATGCCTTTGCCGTCTCCCTTGGCTTTTTTGGAAAAGAGGGCTGCGGTGTGGCATACCTTGGAAATTCCAAAGAGGGAATCAGCTCTCCATTTGAAACAAAAGCCAAACGAGTCTCCAAGGTCAATACTGACTTTGATGCCTTTGAAACCGTGTTTATTCAGGGTGCAAATCCTCTTGCACAGATGCCAGACAGTTTGAGAGTCAAAAATGCTTTACAAAAAACACAAAATGTAGTTTATTTCGGTTTGTACGAGAATGAAACAAGTGCAATGGCAGACTTGGTGATTCCTGCAAAAACATTTTTGGAAAAAGATGATATACGTACCTCCTATGCCCATAACGGACTGATGGTGATGCATAAACAGATTGAGAGTGACATCGGTATCAGTGAGTATGATTTGGCAGCGTATCTGTGTCAGGCATTTGATATAGAAATTAAAGCAGAAGAGGAGTATCTGCAGTATTTTAAAAATTTTGGTGTGAAAAAAATTAACGGATGTTTTGAGGTTGAAAACAGAGAAGCAGTTCCGTATCAAAACGGTTTTGATACCAATGACGGTGAATTTGTTTTTTTGGAAGAGTTTGAAACACAGCAGAGTGAGGCTGAGGATGAGTTTAATCTCATAACACCCAAGAGTCCCAGAAGTTTAAATTCTCAGTTTTACAGAGAAAAACATCTCTATATACATCCCTTTCATGGATATAAAGACGGTGAAGAGATTGAAATAAGTTCACAAAACGGAAGTGTTGTTCTGAGAGTAAAAAATGACAGCAGACTGCGTACAGATACTGTGCTTATATACAGCGGCACACCGGGTGTCAACAATCTGACATCCTCAAAGCACTCTTATGAGGGTAAATGTGCTGTTTTTCAAGAAAATAAAGTTAAAATTGCTAAAAAATAA
- a CDS encoding HlyD family efflux transporter periplasmic adaptor subunit → MKIIVTLLFITTFLFSNVYYSKVEPYEIRTIASNVSGKVLYTDDNMTGKKLTSKVFIKIDSELDEDELKAVEKKLSYQKNTLLLNEKILQNLRQLVEKKRENYQKIKHLKIKSSIEKDKEFYDLLSSENSSLATQKEINNLKTTIADLELRRKQLVKTIKDKNISAKNFVLYEISVKAGQTVGVSTPLAKIADTSKALLSVYLDKNDLKNVKKKVIYINGKETPYKVSRVSYIADTKNISKYKAQIIIDAQKVFSGLVKIEFKARNNEK, encoded by the coding sequence TTGAAAATAATAGTAACATTACTTTTTATCACTACCTTTTTGTTTTCCAACGTATACTATTCAAAAGTAGAACCTTATGAAATAAGAACAATTGCATCAAATGTTTCGGGCAAAGTGCTTTACACAGATGACAATATGACTGGAAAAAAACTCACATCAAAAGTCTTTATAAAAATTGATTCAGAACTTGATGAAGATGAATTAAAGGCTGTTGAGAAAAAGCTCTCTTATCAAAAAAACACCTTGCTTTTGAATGAAAAAATACTACAAAACCTACGACAACTTGTAGAAAAAAAGCGAGAAAATTATCAAAAAATCAAGCATTTAAAGATAAAATCCAGTATAGAAAAAGACAAAGAGTTTTATGACTTGCTGAGCAGTGAGAACTCTTCTCTTGCAACACAAAAAGAGATAAACAATCTAAAAACCACTATAGCCGATTTGGAGTTAAGACGAAAACAGCTTGTAAAAACCATAAAAGACAAAAACATCAGTGCCAAAAACTTTGTATTGTATGAAATCTCCGTCAAAGCGGGTCAAACGGTAGGGGTTTCTACCCCTTTGGCCAAAATTGCAGATACCTCCAAGGCTCTGCTGAGTGTTTATTTGGATAAAAATGATTTAAAAAATGTGAAGAAAAAAGTGATATATATCAACGGAAAAGAGACACCGTATAAAGTCTCACGTGTTTCTTATATAGCAGATACAAAAAATATTTCAAAATACAAAGCGCAAATTATTATAGATGCGCAAAAAGTATTTTCCGGATTGGTAAAAATTGAATTCAAAGCGAGAAATAATGAAAAGTAG
- a CDS encoding chemotaxis protein yields MSVLDNVDAATNLAKNNELQLLVFRVSEKRDSAFYAINIFKTREVVESKNHFLTQIPSAHPLFEGTIVLRNLQIPILNLPAWLDVTLNENEISHSKILICDFNGIIIGLRIMSAYRVIKKNWNEMHAPDSYRLKEDGVVMNDTRLEDGSLCLILDYEKLLADVLPQALVNVDKDIEFLKDIVIPDKLKYGTVLIAEDSKTAQRHLIQLFQKANINIKLFDNGKKLIDYIKTLGESVKEIPAIITDIEMPEMSGFTVIQNLKANLLTRDIPVIVNSSMTGDNNKREAEDLGASGFIDKTKSHNVIPLIVSVMES; encoded by the coding sequence ATGTCTGTATTAGACAATGTCGACGCTGCCACAAATCTGGCAAAAAATAATGAATTACAACTGTTGGTCTTTAGGGTAAGTGAGAAGAGAGACTCAGCTTTTTATGCTATCAATATCTTTAAAACCCGAGAAGTGGTCGAATCTAAAAATCATTTTTTGACACAGATACCCTCTGCTCATCCCTTGTTTGAAGGGACAATCGTTCTTCGGAACCTGCAAATACCCATTTTAAATCTTCCTGCATGGCTGGATGTGACATTAAATGAAAATGAAATTTCTCATTCCAAAATTTTAATTTGTGACTTTAACGGTATTATTATAGGACTGAGAATTATGTCCGCCTACAGAGTGATCAAAAAGAACTGGAATGAGATGCACGCACCGGACAGTTACAGACTCAAAGAAGATGGTGTAGTCATGAATGACACAAGACTTGAAGATGGAAGCCTCTGTCTTATCCTGGACTATGAAAAACTTCTTGCTGATGTCTTACCGCAGGCACTTGTAAATGTAGACAAAGATATAGAATTTTTAAAAGATATTGTCATTCCCGATAAGCTGAAATACGGAACCGTCCTCATTGCAGAAGATTCAAAAACAGCACAGCGACACCTTATACAGCTTTTTCAAAAAGCAAACATCAATATCAAACTTTTTGACAATGGTAAAAAACTGATTGACTACATTAAAACGCTCGGCGAATCTGTAAAAGAGATACCGGCAATAATTACAGATATTGAAATGCCGGAAATGTCCGGTTTTACCGTCATTCAAAATTTAAAAGCCAATCTGCTCACAAGAGATATTCCTGTAATTGTCAACAGCTCAATGACAGGAGACAATAACAAAAGAGAAGCAGAAGATTTAGGCGCAAGCGGTTTTATAGATAAAACAAAAAGTCATAATGTCATCCCTTTGATTGTTTCGGTAATGGAATCATAA
- a CDS encoding sensor histidine kinase, whose product MSETKQSLALHQYLSGIITNIPYGILTVSENSEISMLNSNILEILEINEENLHNYIDKDYKKLFFEVPEIIDIYVEKMIQKNQLSVDIEQFSFKDKILNIKMRAMLDGTIFIIEDITQRVQQEKKLRELNKTLEERIQQEVAKNRKQDQQLQQQSRLAQMGEMISMIAHQWRQPLGAIASTSVNLSMKIELESYNLNNLQEQEACQNYFLQQLNVIENLVQNLTNTIDDFRNFYKPNKQSILCTFEEVIDKSLNIILASLKNNNIQVTFNYIRLEKIKMYDSEIMQVILNILKNAQDNFREKNISNPCIDITVNNKVLSICDNGGGISENILQNIFDPYFSTKSEKNGTGLGLYMSKIIVEEHHNGKLTVKNRDDGVCFMLDLREKTN is encoded by the coding sequence ATGTCAGAAACTAAGCAGTCCCTCGCCCTGCATCAATATTTAAGTGGCATCATTACAAATATTCCCTACGGGATTCTTACTGTTTCAGAAAATTCAGAAATTAGTATGCTCAACAGTAATATATTAGAAATTTTAGAAATCAACGAAGAAAATTTACATAATTATATAGATAAAGATTACAAAAAACTTTTTTTTGAGGTTCCGGAAATTATTGATATCTATGTGGAGAAAATGATTCAGAAAAATCAACTAAGCGTTGATATAGAACAGTTTTCTTTTAAAGATAAAATTTTGAATATAAAAATGAGAGCGATGCTTGACGGGACGATTTTTATTATAGAAGATATTACACAAAGGGTCCAGCAGGAGAAGAAACTCAGAGAGTTAAACAAAACACTCGAAGAGCGGATTCAACAAGAAGTAGCGAAAAACAGAAAACAGGATCAGCAACTCCAACAACAATCCCGTTTGGCACAAATGGGAGAGATGATCTCAATGATTGCACATCAGTGGAGACAGCCTCTTGGTGCCATTGCCAGTACATCTGTTAACTTATCTATGAAAATAGAGCTGGAATCTTATAATCTGAATAATTTACAAGAGCAGGAAGCGTGTCAAAATTATTTTTTACAACAGCTAAATGTTATTGAAAATCTTGTTCAAAACCTGACAAATACCATTGATGATTTCAGAAATTTTTATAAACCAAACAAGCAGTCAATTTTATGCACGTTTGAAGAAGTTATTGATAAATCATTAAATATCATTCTTGCATCTTTGAAAAATAATAATATTCAAGTGACTTTTAATTATATTCGTTTAGAAAAAATAAAAATGTATGACAGCGAAATTATGCAGGTTATTCTAAATATTTTAAAAAATGCACAGGATAATTTTCGGGAAAAAAATATTTCAAACCCTTGTATTGATATAACAGTTAATAATAAAGTACTCTCAATCTGTGATAATGGAGGGGGAATTTCAGAAAATATCCTACAAAATATTTTTGACCCTTATTTTTCTACTAAGAGTGAAAAAAATGGTACAGGACTTGGACTCTATATGTCTAAAATAATTGTTGAAGAACATCACAACGGAAAACTTACTGTTAAAAACAGGGATGATGGAGTTTGTTTTATGCTAGATTTAAGAGAAAAGACTAACTGA